The DNA segment GCAGGTTAGAAGTCGGAAGGGCCTGTCCGGTGTTGGCTAACCCTCCCGGCGACCCGACTCGCCTCTTCACATCCGGTCATCTCCTCGGATGAAGCGCATCCGTCGTAAAGACCTTACCCTGCAGCACTACGACGTAGAAATCGTAGCCGTTGCTACGCCCGAAAGCGAGCGTGGACCTCCAGAACTGAGGCCTGACAACAGGTTAGCCGCAGGCGGAAGCTCTTGTGGTGCCAGGCCCCCGCTCCGGGGCGCTACCGCGCTGCTATGAAGTTCCCCGCAGGACGGTCCTTGGACGGCCACTTGACGGCCAGTCGGACTTTGAGGGCCTCCCCGGCAAACCCGGGGATCTCCCATTCATCCAGACGCGCGGGCACACTCATGTGTTCGGTGGTGCGGGGAAGTGCTTCCGGAGCGCCTCGGCGCGGAAATGGAAGATCGCTTGGATGTCAGGTCGCACGAGCCAGCGATGCGTCAGGGAATCCAGCGGCACGGCGTAACGCACATGGTCCCGGGCCAGTGTGCCGCCATCACGCGGCTCGAAGGAGTGCTCGTGAATCCACTGGCGATAGGGGCCGCGCAGTTGCTCATCCACAAAGCGATGCGGCGGCTGCCAGGCGCTGATGCGCGTCCGCCAGCGAACGGTGATGCCGCGAAAACGCAGCCGGTAATCAATCAACGTGCCCACGCGCATGACAATCGGCCTTGGGGTGACAATTTGAAAGTGCAGCCATGGCGGGGTAATGGCGTCGAGATTCGCCGCCTCGGCGAAGAACGGAAACACCTGCGCGGGCGGCAGCGGCAGCCAGAGCTCAGCGTGGAAGTCGCGGAGGCGCATCGGTCAAATCCGTCGCCCAAACTCGGCGAGGTAACGGCGCATGTCACGCAGCAGCACGGCGTCCGGTTTGCATCGGAGCACCATGCCGTCCAGATACATGAGGCTGCGTATGATGGCGAAGATGCCCTTGTCAAACGTCATCCCGGAGTGTACGCCAAGTTTAATGGTCTGCATCATTTTGCGGGTAAGGCTCACCTGTGCCACGGTGCGACCTTCGAAGTCGGCGTACAACTCCAGGAACTTCTGCTTGAAGGCTTCAAAGGCCTCGGCAGTGAGTTCGCGCCCGGACATACGGTTCAACGCCGCCGCGCAGAGCGGGTAATCGTACTCCGAAAGGGCGGCAAAGAACTCAAAAAGCCCATGTCGGAGACGGGGACTGACGCGGCCGATGTAGCCCGTGTCAATGAAGCAGAGCTGGTCGCCGGTGCGGAGCACGTTTCCAGGGTGCATGTCACCGTGGAAAGTGCCGATGCAGAACATGAAGAAGCCATGAATGTGGAACAGTTCGAGCAGCGTTTCGTAACGCAGGTCTCCCGCTTCGAGCAACTCGTCGAAGCTGCGGCCGGGGATGTAATCGGACACCATGACGTTCTCGTTGCATAGCGGCTCATGGACACGCGCGAACGCGAGGCGCGAGAGGTCGAAAGTGTCGCGATGCTGCTCGTAGATAGAGCGCAGGGTTTGCTGCCCGGCAGCCTCGCGGCGCAAGTCCAGCTCGCTTAGGGTGTATTCTTCGATGTCACCGAGAATGCCAATGGGATCCCCTACTTGGCGAATCTTGGGATAGACAAATGTGGCCAGGCGAAAGAGCCGCTTGAGGCTGGCCACGTCTGCAATGAACTGTGAACGGAGGTTGCGCTTGACAGCCTTGATAACGACGGATTGGCCGCTTCTGAGCGCCGCGCGATGCACCTGGCCGACGGAAGCGGAGGCGAGCGCGGTTTGTTCGATTTCGGCAAAATGGTCAAGGAACTCCGCCCCGGCGGAGGCGCGAAGCAAGCTCAGGAAATCGTCGGCAGGCAACGCGGCGTTTCGGCGGTAGAGCCTGGCGAGATGCTCGCATTTCTCGCGGTCGAGGAAGTCTATTCGCAGGGCATGAACCTGGCCAAGCTTCACCGCAAGGAGACCGAGGCTCTCAATCCAATCGAGGTCGGGTAGTTTGCCCCCGCGGCTGTAGATTGAATGAACGAGTCGGCCAAACTGAACCCAGTTCATGGCCAGGGGGGCTAAACCTTCGTGTTCTTGGAGACGAATGAGATGCCGTAGCGGCGCGAGATGAGGTTTGCGGCAATACGGCCGGACTCGTAGATCGTCGGCAGCCCGCTGCCCGGATGCGTGCCGCCGCCGACCAGGTAACAGTTGTCCAACTCCTCAAATCGGTTGCGGGGACGGAAGTAGAGCATTTGCCCGAGTGAATGGGCGAGATTGAAGGTCGCGCCGTACTGGATGTTCATGTCCTGCCAGGTTTGCGGCGTGAAGATGACCTCCTCGCGGATGTGCTGGCGCAGATCGGCCATTCCAGCGCGTTTCTCCACCGCGGTGACGACGCGGTCGCGGAAGTCCGCCGCTTCCTTGGCCCAGTCAATCTGCGCCGTGCGATTGGGCACAGGCACCAGGACGTAAACCGAGGAGTGGCCCGGCGGGGCGAGCGCGGGATCAGTAATACTGGCGTTGCGGACGTAAAAGGAGATGTCCTCCGAAAGCACCTTGGCTTGGAAGATATCGCTGATGTTCCGCTGGTAATCGCGGGCGAAGAAGATGGTGTGGTGCGGCAGGTCGTAAATCTTGTCGAGGCCGAGGTAGAGCATAAAGGTCGAGCACGAATAGGACCGCGCGTCCACGTTATCCGGTTTGTACTTCCGCAGCACGCCGGGCGGCACGAGGTTCTTCATCGCATAGCCGAAGTCGGCGTTGAGCACGGTTTCGTCACCCAGGACGCGTTCCCCATTTGCCAATTGGACGCCGCGCACGCTGCGGCCTTCGAGCACGAGCTGCCGCACTGGGGTTGCGAGGCGGAGGTTTGCGCCAAGTTCGCGGCAGACCCTGGCCATCGCCTCAGAGATTTCACTCAAGCCGCCCATCACGTGATAGATACCAAAGGCGTGCTCGACATAGGGCAAAATGGCGAAGGCGCCGGGGCAATCCCACGCGGACATGCCCAGGTACTTGGATTGGAAGGTGAAGGAGAGTCTGAGCTTGTCCTCGCGGAAGTAATCGCCCAGCACACTGATGAGCGACCGTCCGATGGATAGTTTCGGCAATGCGCGCAGCATGTCTCTGGAGAGATACTGCATCACAGAGGCATAGTCTTTCTGGAGGCAGGGGTACATGCGGTGGAAGCGTTCCTTCTCCACCGCCATGAACTTATCGTAGCCGGCACGGTTGCCGGGGAAATGGGTGTCCAGTTGCCGGAGCATTACCTCGCGGTCGGTTGTCGGTTCGAGCCCGACGTCCTGGAATTGAAGCCGATACATCGGCTCGAGCTTCACGCATTTCAGGCACTCGTCGATGTGCCGGCCGGCTTCCTCGAACACTTCGTCCAGGATGAACTTCATCATCAGGAACGTCGGGCCAGTATCGAATTTGTAGCCGTTGCGCACGATGGCAGCGTTGCGGCCACCGACGTGCGGGTCCTTCTCGAAGACCGTGACCTTGAAACCTCGCGCGGCCAGGAGCATGGCGGCGGTCAGCCCACCGGGCCCAGCGCCGACGATTATGATGTGCTTCTGCATATTGCTGTTCTTCATAGGCTGAGGTTGGAATAGGCGAAACGGGCAGTGCTGGTTAATAGTCGGCTAAATCCTGGGAGCTACTTGGCCGGGCCCACGATTGAGGCTCGCAGCGACCGGAGATACGCGACCACGGCGAGAGCGTCGCTGTGGCTTAGGCGATATTGCGGCATGGGCGGCGACGATTGCTTGCCGTCGGGTTTGATGCCGGTTTCGAAGTAATGTGCAGCCTGTTCGGAATCTGCAAGTGACGGGAGTCCGTCAATCGCTGGAGCCACTGCAGACCACGGCATAACCCTTGAGGGTTTGAAGGGGAGTTTTGAACCCCGAAGCCAGCGTGTTCGATCTTGCTTGCCTCTCCAGTCGCGCTCGGTGTGGCAGTCCGCACACAGGGCCACGCGTTCCACGAGATACCGGCCTTGTTCCAGGCGGTCTGCAGGAGCGGTTGACGAAGGGGGGATGCCTTCGGCAATCGCCCAGACGGCCAAAAGAACCGCGGCTGTAACTGACCCGGAAAGCAGCGTTTTGCTTTTCATAGGTTTTGGGTTGCCTGCTGGGCAAGTCTAAGGCACGTACAGGGAAGACGGCGGGTTATGCTCCCTACAACTGATTTGGTCTTGCGCGCCGCGCGTAGTCAGCGCTGCGCGGGTGAGAGATAATTGGCTTTCAAGCCCACCAAACATGCCGCCATACTGCCAAAA comes from the Candidatus Paceibacterota bacterium genome and includes:
- a CDS encoding SRPBCC family protein, with protein sequence MRLRDFHAELWLPLPPAQVFPFFAEAANLDAITPPWLHFQIVTPRPIVMRVGTLIDYRLRFRGITVRWRTRISAWQPPHRFVDEQLRGPYRQWIHEHSFEPRDGGTLARDHVRYAVPLDSLTHRWLVRPDIQAIFHFRAEALRKHFPAPPNT
- a CDS encoding c-type cytochrome, giving the protein MKSKTLLSGSVTAAVLLAVWAIAEGIPPSSTAPADRLEQGRYLVERVALCADCHTERDWRGKQDRTRWLRGSKLPFKPSRVMPWSAVAPAIDGLPSLADSEQAAHYFETGIKPDGKQSSPPMPQYRLSHSDALAVVAYLRSLRASIVGPAK
- the crtI gene encoding phytoene desaturase family protein, translating into MKNSNMQKHIIIVGAGPGGLTAAMLLAARGFKVTVFEKDPHVGGRNAAIVRNGYKFDTGPTFLMMKFILDEVFEEAGRHIDECLKCVKLEPMYRLQFQDVGLEPTTDREVMLRQLDTHFPGNRAGYDKFMAVEKERFHRMYPCLQKDYASVMQYLSRDMLRALPKLSIGRSLISVLGDYFREDKLRLSFTFQSKYLGMSAWDCPGAFAILPYVEHAFGIYHVMGGLSEISEAMARVCRELGANLRLATPVRQLVLEGRSVRGVQLANGERVLGDETVLNADFGYAMKNLVPPGVLRKYKPDNVDARSYSCSTFMLYLGLDKIYDLPHHTIFFARDYQRNISDIFQAKVLSEDISFYVRNASITDPALAPPGHSSVYVLVPVPNRTAQIDWAKEAADFRDRVVTAVEKRAGMADLRQHIREEVIFTPQTWQDMNIQYGATFNLAHSLGQMLYFRPRNRFEELDNCYLVGGGTHPGSGLPTIYESGRIAANLISRRYGISFVSKNTKV
- a CDS encoding AarF/ABC1/UbiB kinase family protein, with product MNWVQFGRLVHSIYSRGGKLPDLDWIESLGLLAVKLGQVHALRIDFLDREKCEHLARLYRRNAALPADDFLSLLRASAGAEFLDHFAEIEQTALASASVGQVHRAALRSGQSVVIKAVKRNLRSQFIADVASLKRLFRLATFVYPKIRQVGDPIGILGDIEEYTLSELDLRREAAGQQTLRSIYEQHRDTFDLSRLAFARVHEPLCNENVMVSDYIPGRSFDELLEAGDLRYETLLELFHIHGFFMFCIGTFHGDMHPGNVLRTGDQLCFIDTGYIGRVSPRLRHGLFEFFAALSEYDYPLCAAALNRMSGRELTAEAFEAFKQKFLELYADFEGRTVAQVSLTRKMMQTIKLGVHSGMTFDKGIFAIIRSLMYLDGMVLRCKPDAVLLRDMRRYLAEFGRRI